ATAGGGGATATGGTGATAAGAAGGATCCTTCGTTGTTATAAGAAGATTGCAGTTAAAGGTAAAGTCTTTATCAGCCCCGCTCCCCATTACCCTGTGAATATAATCGATAGGGAGCAGATTGGCATGGCCTGCATACTGCTTTCCACCGTATTCTCCCCCAAAGATTCTTGCCATGTTTAATTCAAGGGTGTTGAGGGTCTCCTGTTGCTCAGGTGTGTTTCCAACCATTTGAGTCTTGTGGCTTCCGAGCACAATAGAATATTTGGCAGAACGGTTTCTAACCCTGGTATCCCAGTTGGTTCCGTGGTAATCATTCCTCTGGCCTGAAAGCATGGCGATTTTACCAAGAAGGGGACCCGTATATACCGTAACATTTGTTCCGACATGCTTTGATCTTTCTTTTAGCTCTTCTACCTTTTTTCGGACATGTCTATATTTTCCCATAGTGACTTTTCACCCCTTTTATTAAAAAAAAAAATAATAAAAACAATACAATACGAATGATTTAAATCATTAAATTATTTAAAAAAGTTATAATTACTACATATGAACTAAGTTGTCAAGAAAGTTTTTAAATTCCTCTGAAAAATATAAGGAGGAATTTTTAACGATTGATTTATATTGACACTCAAATCGGTTTTCATATAATTGCGTGGCAAAATTTATAAAGATTTTTAGTAAAAAGACCTGCTTTTAATTTCAATCTTTTCGATAGAGAGATAATTCATGAGATTTGCAGAAATAGTTGAGAGATATTCATCCTTAATATTTATATCTGGTCTCATCATCGGGGTTCTCACAGATTCCTTTTCCAGATTTGAGTTTTTAGTCCCATTTATCCTCGGTTTTGTGATGTTTTTATCCTTTCTAAAAATTGATTATAAAAAGATAGTTGATTATATGAAAAGACCCTCTCTTCTATTTTTTATCTCCTTTATTCAAATGATTTTGTTTCCCATCCTATTCTATCTCTTTTTCAAATTGATCAATGAGGAGTTTGCTATTGCCGTCCTCCTTTTAGTTGCTCTTCCCTCTGCTGTTTTCTCTCCAGTATTGGCAAATATGTTTAAGGGAGAGACAAACCTCTCCGTGGTTTTAGTTATCTTAAACCATATAGTCTCCGTATTCAGTATTCCTTTTTTATTCTATCTTCTCATAGGAAGGAAGTTATCCATTGACGTGAATCTATTGGCATTAAGCCTTTTTGAGCTGATTATCATCCCCCTCGTCTT
The Nitrospinota bacterium genome window above contains:
- a CDS encoding AEC family transporter, giving the protein MRFAEIVERYSSLIFISGLIIGVLTDSFSRFEFLVPFILGFVMFLSFLKIDYKKIVDYMKRPSLLFFISFIQMILFPILFYLFFKLINEEFAIAVLLLVALPSAVFSPVLANMFKGETNLSVVLVILNHIVSVFSIPFLFYLLIGRKLSIDVNLLALSLFELIIIPLVLAAIVLYKYNDRVKRIDPYLNSIAIIGLFFITIFALSPHHSYIFQNLLNCMSLMLFQFLIFLSLLIIYLVPMKLKKEERRTVTITKSFMNNMLGVVIALKFFSPYYLVFMVLTGVPWILMLLVSKRIYTESFWPHR